One stretch of Lacrimispora sphenoides DNA includes these proteins:
- a CDS encoding sugar phosphate isomerase/epimerase family protein translates to MKYSVFTVGLPEMTIEEALKKMKEYGYDGVDFRVTEIKDEFAKEQPSYWRNNYCTVDINTVEEKAEELKALTDKYGLEVNALASYLTCTDDIDKITSVMRAAKKMGAGRIRVNAPKYDAEKGYKQVFEEALCGFQRVEEKAKETGIKAHFEMHHGTITPSASAAYALAKNFDPEYIGVIYDTGNIIYEGLEEYQMALEILGEYLDHVHIKNACWLKKGEKYGADWASFYDGYADFPKFFNALKAVGYDGYVTFEDFSSKESSDEKLKNNLIFIKKIIG, encoded by the coding sequence ATGAAATATTCTGTGTTTACCGTGGGCCTTCCTGAAATGACAATAGAGGAAGCTCTTAAAAAAATGAAAGAGTATGGTTATGACGGTGTGGATTTCAGGGTAACGGAAATAAAAGACGAGTTTGCCAAGGAACAACCGTCTTACTGGAGAAATAATTACTGCACCGTGGATATAAACACCGTGGAAGAAAAGGCGGAGGAGTTAAAGGCTTTGACGGATAAATATGGTTTAGAGGTCAATGCCCTTGCTTCTTATCTCACTTGTACCGATGATATTGATAAAATCACCTCTGTTATGAGGGCAGCAAAAAAGATGGGAGCCGGGAGGATCCGTGTGAACGCCCCTAAATATGATGCTGAAAAGGGCTATAAGCAGGTATTTGAAGAAGCCCTCTGCGGCTTTCAGAGAGTGGAAGAAAAAGCAAAGGAAACAGGAATAAAGGCGCATTTTGAAATGCACCACGGAACAATTACTCCTTCCGCGTCCGCGGCTTACGCACTTGCTAAAAACTTTGATCCAGAATATATCGGTGTTATCTATGATACAGGAAATATCATATACGAAGGCCTGGAAGAATACCAGATGGCTCTGGAAATCCTGGGGGAATACTTAGACCATGTTCATATTAAAAACGCCTGCTGGCTGAAGAAGGGAGAGAAATACGGAGCAGACTGGGCGTCCTTTTACGATGGATATGCGGATTTCCCAAAATTTTTTAATGCGTTAAAAGCCGTAGGCTATGATGGTTATGTGACGTTTGAGGATTTTTCAAGCAAAGAAAGCTCGGATGAAAAGCTTAAAAACAATCTTATTTTCATAAAAAAGATCATTGGCTGA
- a CDS encoding DUF2264 domain-containing protein, with the protein MKFEVVNPNYEQSPFSGMDRSHWIEAGKFLLGGLFSHIKSLDDPVSPPRNEEKISYPSPGDQRGRIGAARFEGLARSLCMAVPLILEDENLTLNGINVRDYYAYQIIRGMTAGAETGFGTLNELIEEKAGPGPFQQTVECGIMGINLLISKPVIWDRFTQEEKDVVAGFLSEYGHYQTHDSNWRFFNLLALTFLKLEGYKVDEVLYIDHLEYLLSLYAGEGWYRDGNLFDYYSAWEFILDASLWCKYYGYKYEKEAAAVFEKNIGLFLSSYWRMFSEKGESILWGRSGIYRFCASSALCAGGFLKNYDTSPDFTFPSARRLMSGNLLQFITKEEMFVNSVPCLGFYGPFMPMVQSYSCVSSPFWCSKAFLCLILEKEHPFWTEKEENPWVQTKDFVCTLGAPGIRFVNHKESGITEIKTSKFMFDGSSDYLPAYARVAFSSALPWEKMAKTPAEAMAYKLNEKEVPTSFAFCKDEMGILYRTAFFDIMKSRAKKVDMADIEVPFGTLRVDRVRVNDRPFTLTLGHFGLPIEDGILEVKKGIVEYEKRSLPYIIAKAKNLQTAIVLYSGWQKLSYCIREDVNAVSKNSCLIYASYTREKFYNKSEHLIALYLTKDADSDFSPEELSAFGGRERVDFTGIDGFVCL; encoded by the coding sequence ATGAAATTTGAAGTTGTAAATCCCAATTATGAACAAAGCCCTTTCAGCGGAATGGACCGGAGCCATTGGATAGAGGCGGGGAAGTTTCTGCTTGGGGGGCTGTTTTCCCATATAAAATCCTTAGACGATCCGGTGTCTCCCCCAAGAAACGAAGAAAAAATAAGTTATCCGTCTCCCGGCGATCAGAGGGGGCGCATAGGCGCGGCACGATTTGAAGGACTGGCAAGATCCTTGTGTATGGCGGTTCCTTTGATACTGGAAGACGAAAACCTGACCCTGAACGGAATCAATGTACGTGATTACTACGCATATCAAATCATTCGGGGAATGACTGCTGGTGCTGAAACAGGGTTTGGGACTTTGAACGAACTTATAGAAGAAAAGGCTGGCCCTGGCCCTTTTCAGCAAACCGTGGAATGCGGGATCATGGGGATCAACCTTCTTATTTCCAAACCTGTGATCTGGGACAGATTTACGCAGGAAGAAAAGGATGTTGTGGCAGGATTCTTATCCGAATATGGACATTATCAGACCCATGATTCCAATTGGCGATTTTTTAATTTACTGGCACTTACATTTTTGAAGCTAGAAGGCTATAAGGTGGATGAAGTGTTATATATAGACCATCTTGAGTATCTGCTTTCTTTGTATGCGGGCGAAGGCTGGTATAGGGACGGAAATCTCTTTGATTATTACAGTGCCTGGGAATTTATATTAGATGCCTCGCTTTGGTGTAAATATTACGGCTACAAATACGAAAAGGAAGCAGCAGCTGTATTTGAAAAGAATATCGGTTTATTTTTATCGTCTTATTGGAGAATGTTCAGTGAAAAGGGTGAAAGCATCCTTTGGGGGCGGAGCGGAATCTACCGTTTTTGTGCGTCGTCCGCCCTTTGTGCAGGCGGATTTCTAAAGAATTATGACACCTCTCCTGATTTCACATTTCCTTCTGCCCGCCGTCTTATGTCCGGAAATCTTCTGCAATTTATCACGAAAGAAGAAATGTTTGTAAATTCGGTTCCCTGTCTTGGCTTTTATGGTCCGTTTATGCCTATGGTGCAGTCTTATTCCTGTGTGAGCAGTCCTTTTTGGTGCAGCAAAGCCTTTTTGTGCCTGATCCTTGAAAAAGAACATCCCTTCTGGACTGAAAAAGAGGAGAATCCCTGGGTTCAGACAAAGGATTTTGTATGTACGCTGGGGGCACCGGGCATCCGGTTCGTAAATCACAAGGAAAGCGGCATTACAGAAATAAAAACGTCTAAATTTATGTTTGATGGGTCGTCAGATTACCTTCCCGCATATGCAAGAGTTGCATTTTCTTCTGCGCTTCCTTGGGAGAAGATGGCAAAAACCCCGGCGGAAGCGATGGCATATAAATTAAATGAAAAGGAAGTGCCCACATCCTTTGCTTTTTGTAAAGATGAGATGGGTATTTTGTACCGGACAGCTTTTTTTGATATAATGAAAAGCAGGGCAAAAAAAGTCGATATGGCGGATATAGAAGTTCCTTTCGGTACGCTTCGGGTGGACAGGGTAAGGGTAAATGACAGGCCTTTTACGTTGACTTTAGGGCATTTCGGTCTTCCCATAGAAGATGGGATTTTGGAAGTAAAGAAAGGTATCGTTGAATATGAAAAGCGAAGTCTTCCTTACATAATCGCAAAAGCGAAAAATCTTCAGACAGCAATCGTATTATATTCGGGTTGGCAGAAGCTTTCCTATTGTATCAGGGAGGATGTCAATGCAGTGTCTAAAAATTCCTGTCTAATATATGCTTCGTATACAAGAGAAAAATTCTATAATAAATCAGAACACTTAATCGCTTTATATCTGACGAAAGACGCGGATTCAGACTTTAGCCCGGAGGAATTATCTGCATTTGGCGGAAGAGAAAGAGTTGACTTTACAGGGATCGACGGGTTCGTATGTCTTTAG
- a CDS encoding NADH-dependent [FeFe] hydrogenase, group A6, translating to MENITIKINGMDVSAPAGSTILEAARLAHVEIPTLCFLKDMNEIAACRICTVEINGGKMAASCVYPINPGMEVKTNTPKLRDYRKKTLQLILSNHDRSCLSCVRSGNCELQTLCKELGVDVDDYYDGAKTPSTPDESATHMVRDNSKCILCRRCSAVCEKVQGIGVIGPNDRGFATVIGSAFDKGLGETSCVSCGQCIAVCPTGALYEKSSIDEVAAAIADPSKHVIVQTAPAVRAALGEEFGYSIGTNVEGQMVAALRRLGFDKVFDTNFSADLTIMEEAHEFIDRVQNGGVLPLITSCSPGWIKYCEHYFPDMTENLSSCKSPQQMFGAIAKSYYAEKMGLKPEDIVSVSVMPCTAKKFEIGRDDQDANGSPDVDYSMTTRELARMIKQSGIRFTELPDEDFDTPLGLGTGAAVIFGATGGVMEAALRTAVESLTGEELERPDFTDVRGTEGIKEATYRVGDMDVNVAVASGLGNARELLNRVKSGEANYHFIEIMGCPGGCVNGGGQPQQPGFVHNTTDIRSLRAKVLYDVDAAKTIRKSHENPAIKELYETYLGEPGSEKAHHLLHTTYVKRRINEI from the coding sequence ATGGAGAATATCACAATAAAAATCAATGGCATGGACGTAAGCGCTCCGGCAGGCTCCACCATCCTGGAAGCTGCCAGACTGGCCCATGTTGAGATACCGACTTTATGCTTTTTAAAAGATATGAATGAAATCGCTGCATGCCGTATCTGTACCGTTGAAATTAACGGCGGCAAAATGGCTGCTTCCTGCGTTTACCCCATTAATCCGGGCATGGAAGTAAAGACCAATACACCTAAACTTCGTGACTATAGAAAGAAAACGCTTCAGCTGATCCTTTCCAATCACGACCGCTCCTGTCTCTCCTGTGTCCGCAGCGGAAACTGCGAATTACAGACCTTATGTAAGGAACTGGGCGTTGATGTGGATGATTATTACGATGGAGCAAAAACACCTTCTACCCCAGATGAAAGTGCAACCCATATGGTACGGGATAACAGCAAATGTATCCTTTGCCGCCGTTGTTCTGCTGTCTGTGAAAAAGTTCAGGGAATCGGCGTAATTGGACCGAATGATCGTGGATTCGCTACCGTCATCGGCTCTGCCTTTGACAAGGGACTTGGTGAAACAAGCTGCGTATCCTGCGGACAGTGTATCGCTGTCTGTCCTACCGGCGCTCTTTATGAGAAGAGCAGCATTGACGAAGTGGCTGCTGCCATTGCAGATCCGTCAAAGCACGTGATCGTCCAGACCGCTCCGGCTGTACGTGCAGCCCTGGGAGAAGAATTCGGTTATTCCATCGGAACCAATGTGGAAGGCCAGATGGTTGCCGCTTTAAGAAGACTGGGCTTTGACAAGGTATTTGATACCAACTTCAGCGCCGATTTAACCATTATGGAAGAAGCACATGAATTCATTGACCGCGTACAAAACGGTGGCGTCCTTCCATTAATCACCTCCTGCTCCCCAGGATGGATCAAATATTGTGAGCACTACTTCCCGGATATGACAGAGAATTTATCCTCCTGCAAATCCCCGCAGCAGATGTTCGGCGCCATTGCCAAATCCTACTATGCGGAAAAGATGGGTCTGAAGCCAGAGGATATTGTATCTGTCAGCGTAATGCCATGTACCGCTAAGAAATTTGAAATCGGAAGAGATGACCAGGATGCCAACGGCTCTCCTGACGTAGATTATTCCATGACCACCAGAGAGCTGGCCAGAATGATCAAACAGTCCGGAATCCGGTTCACAGAGCTTCCTGACGAAGATTTTGACACACCTTTAGGTCTTGGTACCGGAGCAGCAGTTATCTTTGGAGCTACCGGCGGCGTTATGGAAGCAGCCTTAAGAACTGCTGTAGAAAGCCTGACCGGGGAAGAGCTTGAAAGACCTGACTTCACCGATGTTCGTGGAACAGAGGGTATCAAGGAAGCTACCTACCGTGTAGGCGATATGGATGTAAATGTTGCAGTCGCTTCCGGTCTCGGCAATGCAAGAGAGCTACTTAACCGGGTGAAATCCGGAGAGGCAAATTATCACTTCATCGAGATCATGGGATGCCCCGGCGGATGTGTAAACGGGGGCGGACAGCCTCAGCAGCCTGGCTTTGTACACAATACAACGGATATCCGCAGCCTGCGTGCTAAGGTCCTTTATGATGTAGATGCAGCAAAGACCATTCGTAAGTCTCACGAGAACCCTGCAATCAAGGAACTTTATGAGACTTATCTTGGAGAGCCGGGAAGTGAAAAGGCTCATCACCTGCTTCATACAACTTATGTAAAGAGAAGAATAAACGAAATTTAA
- the nuoF gene encoding NADH-quinone oxidoreductase subunit NuoF translates to MYRSHVLVCGGTGCTSSGSQQIMVKLRDELKNQGLDQEVSVVQTGCHGLCALGPIMIVYPDATFYAMVKEDDISEIVTEHLLKGRPVERLLYDETVTPAGIKALSDTDFYKKQHRIALRNCGVINPEEIEEYIGTGGYQALGKVLTEMTPDEVIQTLLDSGLRGRGGAGFPTGLKWKLAKQNDADQKYVCCNADEGDPGAFMDRSVLEGDPHALLEAMTIAGYAIGASQGYIYVRAEYPIAVQRLKIAIDQAKEMELLGDDIFGSGFSFNIELRLGAGAFVCGEETALMVSIEGNRGEPRPRPPFPAQKGLFGKPTILNNVETYANIPQIILNGSEWFASMGTEKSKGTKVFALGGKIHNTGLVEVPMGTTLREIIEEIGGGIPNGKKFKAAQTGGPSGGCIPVEHYDIPIDYDNLIAIGSMMGSGGLIVMDETDCMVDIAKFFLEFTVEESCGKCTPCRIGTKRMLEILDKITKGQAKLEDLDRLEELCYYVKENSACGLGQTAPNPVLSTLKFFRDEYNAHIVDKTCPSGVCKALLSYHIDAEKCKGCTLCARNCPVNAISGSVKNPHVIDPEKCIKCGVCMEKCKFDAVYKK, encoded by the coding sequence ATGTATCGTTCACATGTATTAGTTTGCGGCGGCACAGGATGTACTTCCTCTGGAAGCCAGCAGATTATGGTAAAATTAAGAGATGAATTAAAGAATCAGGGTCTGGATCAGGAAGTATCCGTTGTACAGACCGGCTGCCACGGCCTTTGTGCTTTAGGCCCGATCATGATCGTTTACCCGGATGCCACCTTCTATGCAATGGTAAAGGAAGATGATATTTCTGAAATTGTAACCGAGCACTTATTAAAAGGACGTCCGGTGGAAAGACTACTTTATGATGAGACTGTAACTCCGGCAGGCATCAAGGCTTTAAGTGATACCGATTTCTATAAAAAACAGCACAGGATCGCTCTGCGCAACTGTGGTGTCATCAATCCGGAAGAAATTGAAGAATACATTGGTACCGGCGGATATCAGGCTCTTGGTAAGGTTCTTACTGAGATGACTCCCGACGAAGTGATCCAGACTCTCTTAGACAGCGGATTAAGAGGACGAGGCGGCGCTGGTTTCCCAACCGGCCTCAAATGGAAGCTGGCCAAGCAAAACGACGCAGATCAGAAGTATGTCTGTTGTAACGCAGACGAAGGCGACCCAGGCGCATTCATGGACCGTTCCGTATTAGAGGGTGATCCTCATGCTCTTTTGGAGGCCATGACCATTGCCGGTTATGCCATCGGTGCTTCCCAGGGTTACATCTACGTACGTGCTGAGTATCCCATCGCCGTACAGCGTTTAAAGATCGCCATTGACCAGGCCAAAGAGATGGAGCTATTAGGCGACGATATCTTTGGATCCGGTTTCTCCTTTAACATTGAACTTCGTTTGGGTGCAGGTGCATTCGTATGCGGCGAAGAGACCGCACTTATGGTTTCCATCGAAGGCAACCGCGGAGAGCCAAGACCTCGTCCTCCGTTCCCGGCACAGAAAGGTTTATTCGGCAAGCCAACCATCTTAAATAATGTTGAAACTTATGCAAATATCCCGCAGATCATCTTAAACGGATCCGAATGGTTTGCTTCCATGGGTACTGAGAAATCCAAGGGAACAAAAGTATTCGCTTTAGGCGGAAAAATCCATAACACCGGACTGGTAGAAGTTCCTATGGGAACTACTCTCCGTGAGATCATCGAAGAAATCGGCGGCGGCATTCCAAACGGCAAAAAGTTCAAGGCTGCCCAGACCGGCGGACCATCCGGCGGCTGTATCCCTGTGGAACATTACGATATTCCTATTGATTACGACAACCTGATTGCAATCGGCTCCATGATGGGTTCCGGCGGTCTGATCGTTATGGATGAGACCGACTGTATGGTTGATATCGCAAAATTCTTCCTGGAATTCACCGTAGAAGAATCCTGCGGAAAATGTACGCCATGCCGTATCGGAACAAAGCGTATGCTGGAGATCCTCGATAAGATCACCAAGGGACAGGCAAAGCTGGAAGATTTAGACCGTCTGGAAGAGTTGTGCTACTACGTAAAAGAAAACTCTGCCTGCGGCCTTGGACAGACAGCACCAAACCCGGTTCTGTCAACTCTTAAGTTCTTCCGCGACGAATACAATGCCCATATTGTCGATAAGACATGTCCGTCTGGTGTGTGCAAAGCGCTGCTCTCCTATCATATTGATGCAGAGAAATGTAAGGGCTGTACCCTTTGTGCAAGAAACTGTCCGGTTAACGCTATCTCCGGTTCCGTTAAGAACCCACATGTCATTGATCCTGAGAAGTGTATCAAGTGCGGCGTATGTATGGAGAAATGTAAGTTTGACGCTGTTTACAAGAAATAA
- a CDS encoding (2Fe-2S) ferredoxin domain-containing protein, translating into MKTLEELKAIREKMQGQVSMRGEDHGRTRILVGMATCGIASGARPVLNTLSNLVQENNMTDRFSVTQTGCIGLCQYEPIVEILEPGKEKVTYINMTPEKAEEVYKEHLLSGHVVQNYTLASADIK; encoded by the coding sequence ATGAAGACTCTTGAAGAATTAAAAGCAATTCGGGAAAAGATGCAGGGTCAAGTCAGCATGCGTGGCGAAGATCACGGACGTACCCGGATTCTGGTCGGCATGGCTACATGCGGAATAGCCAGCGGAGCAAGACCTGTACTTAATACATTATCAAACCTGGTTCAGGAAAACAATATGACAGATCGTTTTTCTGTTACCCAGACCGGATGCATCGGTTTATGTCAATATGAACCAATCGTTGAAATTCTGGAACCCGGTAAAGAAAAAGTTACTTATATCAATATGACCCCGGAAAAAGCAGAAGAAGTTTATAAAGAGCATTTACTGAGTGGCCACGTTGTTCAAAACTATACGTTAGCTTCTGCTGACATCAAATAA
- a CDS encoding ATP-binding protein yields the protein MMTEISLNILDVAENSTRAGATLVTILVSVETDADKLVVTIEDNGCGMTKEQALKVTDPFFTTRGTRKVGLGVPFFKYAAESTGGSFSIESELGTGTVITAVFGLSHIDRMPLGDINSTIETLITCHPDTDFLYIYRYNQASFELDTRAFREILGDIPFDTPEVSAYIKEYLSENKLETDGGAAI from the coding sequence ATGATGACAGAGATTTCTTTAAATATCCTGGATGTGGCGGAAAACTCCACGCGGGCAGGGGCTACCCTGGTTACCATTCTTGTTTCCGTAGAAACGGATGCAGACAAACTGGTTGTTACCATTGAGGACAACGGCTGCGGCATGACAAAGGAGCAGGCACTTAAAGTGACTGATCCCTTTTTTACCACCAGAGGAACCAGAAAAGTGGGCCTTGGCGTTCCGTTTTTTAAATATGCGGCGGAAAGCACAGGCGGAAGTTTTTCCATTGAGTCAGAGCTGGGTACCGGTACGGTAATAACCGCTGTTTTCGGACTATCCCATATCGACCGTATGCCCCTTGGTGATATAAACAGTACCATTGAAACCCTTATCACCTGTCATCCGGACACAGACTTTCTCTATATCTATCGTTACAACCAAGCGTCGTTTGAGCTGGATACCAGAGCTTTCCGTGAAATTTTAGGGGATATCCCCTTTGATACCCCGGAGGTATCGGCTTATATTAAGGAATATCTCAGTGAAAACAAATTGGAAACAGATGGAGGCGCGGCCATTTAG
- a CDS encoding NADH-quinone oxidoreductase subunit NuoE family protein codes for MACKTQGVQFNGTKEQESALKEAIALLKDTKGSLMPIMQKAQEIYGYLPIEVQTIISDETGIPLEKIYGVATFYAQFALQPKGKYQVSVCLGTACYVKGSGDIFHKIEEILGITNGECTPDGKFSLDSCRCVGACGLAPVMMVNGDVYGRLTTDDVHDILAKYE; via the coding sequence ATGGCTTGTAAAACACAAGGCGTCCAATTTAACGGGACCAAGGAGCAGGAATCTGCTTTAAAGGAAGCAATCGCCCTGCTCAAAGACACAAAAGGATCTCTCATGCCTATCATGCAAAAGGCACAGGAGATTTACGGCTATCTTCCAATCGAAGTCCAGACCATAATTTCTGATGAAACGGGTATACCCCTTGAGAAGATTTATGGCGTTGCAACTTTTTATGCCCAGTTCGCACTTCAGCCTAAGGGCAAGTACCAGGTATCTGTCTGTCTAGGAACTGCTTGTTATGTAAAAGGTTCCGGAGACATCTTCCATAAGATTGAGGAAATCCTTGGGATTACCAACGGCGAGTGTACACCGGATGGAAAGTTCTCCCTTGATTCCTGCCGCTGCGTAGGTGCCTGCGGCCTGGCTCCCGTCATGATGGTGAACGGGGATGTTTACGGTAGGCTGACCACTGATGATGTTCATGACATACTTGCAAAGTACGAATAG
- a CDS encoding DRTGG domain-containing protein: MTVRDVRDKLGAKVLAGEDHLDEEVKSACGSDMMSDVLAFSKDHSVLLTGLCNPQVIRTAEMLDIVCIVFVRGKKPDESMLLMAEERGIIILSTGHRMFSACGLLYEAGLHGGAI; the protein is encoded by the coding sequence ATGACAGTAAGAGATGTAAGAGATAAACTGGGTGCCAAGGTGCTTGCAGGAGAGGACCACCTGGATGAGGAGGTAAAAAGTGCCTGCGGTTCTGACATGATGAGCGATGTGCTGGCGTTTTCCAAGGATCATTCGGTTCTTCTTACGGGACTATGCAACCCTCAGGTAATCCGTACGGCGGAGATGCTTGACATTGTCTGTATTGTATTTGTCAGAGGCAAGAAGCCGGATGAGTCCATGCTTTTGATGGCAGAGGAGCGGGGAATCATTATCCTGTCTACCGGGCATCGTATGTTCTCGGCCTGCGGCCTGCTTTATGAGGCAGGGCTTCACGGAGGTGCGATCTGA
- a CDS encoding ATP-binding protein → MTDMITFHYRISPDDFTRAGEASSDVKSKLKKMGVTPEAVRKVAIAMYEGEINMVIHAQGGEITVNITTDRIEMILADVGPGIPDVGLAMQAGYSTAPDAVRSLGFGAGMGLPNMKKYSDEMEIDTVIGKGTTIRMMVNI, encoded by the coding sequence ATGACGGATATGATAACGTTTCACTACAGGATTTCACCTGATGATTTTACAAGAGCAGGGGAAGCCAGCAGTGATGTGAAAAGCAAGCTGAAAAAGATGGGGGTCACCCCGGAAGCGGTGCGCAAGGTTGCAATTGCCATGTATGAAGGGGAGATCAATATGGTGATCCACGCGCAGGGGGGAGAGATAACCGTTAACATAACTACGGACAGGATCGAGATGATACTGGCTGATGTGGGTCCGGGAATACCAGATGTCGGACTGGCCATGCAGGCAGGATATTCCACTGCGCCGGATGCAGTGCGTTCCCTGGGCTTTGGAGCCGGAATGGGGCTTCCGAATATGAAAAAGTATTCGGATGAGATGGAGATCGATACGGTAATAGGAAAAGGAACGACCATTCGTATGATGGTGAATATATAG
- a CDS encoding [Fe-Fe] hydrogenase large subunit C-terminal domain-containing protein, which translates to MDKFYHSVRLDEELCMGCINCIKRCPTQAIRVRNGKAQINSKFCIDCGECIRVCPHHAKHATYDKLEALKQYEYTVALPPPSLYSQFNNLDDVNIVLNALLMMGFDDVFEVSAAAELVSEATREYLSENPDKLPAISTACPSVVRLIRVKFPNLIPNLLPLNPPVEVAAILAAQKAMEKTGLERDKIGIIFISPCPSKVTYVKSPLGTERSEVNKVLAIKDLYPQLLSCMKAVGDDPPEIGTSGKIGVSWGRSGGEASGLFTEDYLAADGIENVIRVLEDMEDQKFTNLKFVELSACNGGCVGGVLTVENPYVAEVKLKRLRKYMPVARSHMQAGAEELVKWTKEVHYEPVFNLGETMMESFARLNQVERLLKKLPGLDCGSCGAPTCKALAEDIVRGEAVESDCVYFLRDNVHKLAEEVSRLAADIVEGDRDSYEKFKVMTKYIERISDEMTQLDRKEGRKRNDSKRTD; encoded by the coding sequence GTGGATAAATTTTATCATTCAGTAAGACTTGATGAAGAGCTTTGCATGGGGTGTATCAATTGTATCAAACGGTGCCCTACTCAGGCCATCAGGGTGAGAAACGGCAAGGCACAGATCAACAGTAAATTCTGCATTGACTGCGGGGAGTGCATCCGGGTATGTCCTCACCATGCAAAACATGCTACATATGACAAGCTGGAGGCTCTTAAACAGTATGAATATACGGTGGCATTGCCGCCGCCATCCCTATACAGCCAGTTTAACAATCTGGATGATGTGAATATCGTCTTAAATGCTCTTCTTATGATGGGGTTTGATGATGTATTTGAAGTAAGTGCGGCGGCGGAGCTGGTAAGCGAGGCTACCAGGGAATATTTAAGTGAAAATCCGGACAAGCTTCCGGCCATCAGCACCGCCTGTCCTTCCGTGGTGCGGCTCATAAGAGTCAAGTTCCCAAACTTAATCCCAAACCTTCTGCCATTAAATCCTCCGGTGGAGGTGGCAGCCATCCTTGCAGCCCAAAAGGCAATGGAAAAAACCGGACTTGAGAGGGATAAGATCGGAATCATATTCATCTCCCCCTGTCCATCCAAGGTGACCTATGTGAAATCCCCTCTGGGAACGGAACGCAGTGAAGTGAATAAGGTGCTTGCCATAAAGGACTTATATCCCCAGCTTTTATCCTGTATGAAGGCGGTTGGAGATGATCCGCCTGAAATTGGGACTTCAGGTAAAATCGGAGTCAGCTGGGGGCGCAGCGGAGGAGAGGCAAGCGGCCTCTTTACCGAGGATTACCTGGCAGCAGATGGCATTGAGAATGTCATAAGGGTCCTGGAAGATATGGAGGATCAGAAATTCACGAACCTGAAATTTGTAGAGCTCAGTGCCTGCAACGGCGGCTGCGTGGGCGGCGTGCTCACGGTAGAAAATCCATATGTAGCGGAGGTAAAGCTCAAACGGCTTCGAAAGTACATGCCTGTGGCAAGGAGCCATATGCAGGCGGGAGCAGAGGAACTTGTAAAGTGGACCAAGGAGGTTCACTATGAGCCGGTGTTTAATTTAGGCGAAACCATGATGGAAAGCTTTGCAAGGCTTAATCAGGTGGAACGGCTTTTAAAGAAGCTTCCCGGCTTAGACTGCGGTTCCTGCGGTGCGCCTACCTGCAAAGCCCTGGCCGAGGACATTGTGCGTGGAGAAGCAGTGGAATCCGACTGCGTTTATTTCCTCCGGGACAATGTGCATAAGCTGGCGGAGGAAGTTTCCAGGCTGGCGGCCGATATTGTGGAAGGCGACAGAGACAGCTATGAGAAATTCAAGGTCATGACAAAATATATCGAGAGAATTTCTGATGAAATGACTCAGCTTGACAGAAAAGAAGGGAGGAAGCGCAATGACAGTAAGAGAACTGATTGA
- a CDS encoding PHP domain-containing protein: MMNLTYDLHIHSCLSPCGDDDMTPANIVGMAALKGLDVIAVTDHNSCKNCPAVLHFAREYGIVALPGMEVCTSEEVHAVCLFDHLDKAMEFDEYVYERLMAFPNNEEIFGKQQIYNKEDVLWGTVPNLLINSVDISFDQLWGLVRSYGGVMFPAHIDKSANSLLSNLGFVPPDSQFATAEVKDLTRLHELRKKNPYLEGCRIISNSDAHYLEDIHEPRLTIEAEEKSMEAVVRALLHH; encoded by the coding sequence ATGATGAACTTAACCTATGACCTTCACATCCATTCCTGCTTATCACCGTGCGGGGATGATGATATGACGCCGGCAAATATTGTGGGGATGGCTGCCTTAAAGGGGCTTGACGTGATCGCGGTGACAGATCATAATTCCTGTAAAAATTGTCCGGCTGTGTTACATTTTGCAAGGGAATATGGGATTGTGGCTTTGCCGGGAATGGAAGTCTGTACATCGGAGGAGGTACATGCAGTATGCCTGTTTGACCATCTTGATAAGGCTATGGAGTTTGATGAGTACGTGTATGAACGGTTGATGGCATTTCCAAACAATGAGGAAATATTTGGAAAGCAGCAGATATATAATAAGGAAGATGTCCTATGGGGAACAGTGCCCAATCTTCTCATTAACAGTGTGGACATCTCTTTTGACCAGTTGTGGGGCCTGGTCCGGTCCTATGGAGGCGTCATGTTCCCGGCCCATATCGATAAGTCTGCCAACAGCCTGCTCTCAAATTTAGGCTTTGTGCCTCCTGACAGTCAGTTCGCAACGGCGGAGGTAAAGGACCTTACAAGGCTTCATGAGCTTAGGAAAAAGAACCCTTATCTGGAGGGCTGCCGGATCATCAGCAATTCCGATGCACATTATCTGGAGGACATTCATGAGCCAAGGTTAACGATCGAAGCGGAGGAAAAAAGCATGGAAGCAGTGGTCCGTGCGCTCCTGCACCACTAA